From a region of the Mytilus galloprovincialis chromosome 3, xbMytGall1.hap1.1, whole genome shotgun sequence genome:
- the LOC143069233 gene encoding uncharacterized protein LOC143069233, with amino-acid sequence MEVSRMPRTSTLENLNGDLASTVGRTNIGELTAPSKTTRQQHHTTETSFVKDEYNFDISSLDNEYAQNFTHDYYEYEQEGTDIIVKGRLKENIQFWIDIGAYDYIIDTIRDGYKIPFYSTPPSTYLFNNLSALKNSDFVHTAIQDLLHRGLIVQCDQRPFVVNPLTVAVQSNLKKRLILDLRAVNKHLWKQSVKFEDTRTALQHIKLDYSMFKYDVHSAYHHIDIFEPHTEYLGFSWIINGCPTFFKFLVLPFGLSTACFIFTKLTRPLVKKWRSEGKQVIMYLDDGLGIEQDQEMCKIVSEQVKLDLVRSGFVPKAEKSLWEPTKRLVWLGTFIDTENGFYKIPDNRINKMIHSIDDIISCLTGRKSVFVKKVASVVGQIISTYLVIGNLVYLMTKHLTIDVNTSASWYSYIKLSESSIEQLQFWKLYISEVNVKHFSVDESCHSIIYSDASDTGFGGYIVEAPQNIAHGMWVESERSNSSTWKELSAVKKVLLSLINIISGKRVKWFTDNLNVVSIVSKGSTKTILQNLALDIFSACLKYNVNIDIVWIPRTLNEKADFLSRIVDHDDWGISYYIFQLIESLWGPHEVDWFASDHNFKLLVFYSRFWNENSSGIDAFTVDWYGVNGLFVPPVFLIPRVINYMRQCNAVGTLIVPCWPSASYWPMLCPNGGDFTDQVIGYVQLPSGKEFYIPGKSKKAIFGNTDLTFKMLALRLDFRIKY; translated from the coding sequence ATGGAGGTTTCCCGTATGCCCAGGACCAGTACGCTGGAAAATCTCAACGGGGACCTTGCTTCAACTGTGGGTCGTACAAACATTGGAGAGTTAACTGCCCCTTCCAAAACAACAAGACAGCAGCATCACACAACAGAAACTAGCTTTGTAAAAGATGAGTATAATTTTGACATTAGTTCTTTAGATAATGAGTATGCTCAAAATTTTACACATGATTATTACGAGTATGAGCAAGAAGGTACTGATATTATTGTTAAGGGTAGGCTGAAGGAAAATATACAATTTTGGATAGATATTGGTGCAtatgactatataattgatacTATAAGAGATGGCTATAAGATACCATTTTATTCTACTCCTCCGTCTACGTATTTATTCAACAATTTATCAGCTTTGAAAAATTCCGATTTTGTACATACAGCTATTCAAGATTTATTACATAGAGGGTTAATAGTTCAGTGTGACCAACGACCTTTTGTTGTTAATCCTCTTACTGTAGCGGTTCAGTCTAATTTAAAGAAAAGATTGATTCTTGATTTGAGAGCGGTAAATAAACATTTATGGAAACAGAGCGTTAAATTTGAGGACACGAGGACTGCTCTACAGCATATTAAATTAGATTATTCCATGTTTAAGTACGATGTTCACTCAGCTTATCACCATATTGACATTTTTGAACCACACACAGAGTATTTAGGTTTTTCATGGATCATTAATGGCTGTcctacatttttcaaatttcttgtTTTACCATTTGGTTTGAGTacagcttgttttatttttactaaacTGACTAGGCCACTTGTAAAGAAATGGCGATCTGAAGGTAAGCAAGTTATAATGTATCTTGATGATGGTTTGGGTATAGAACAAGATCAAGAAATGTGCAAGATTGTGTCAGAGCAAGTTAAGCTAGATTTAGTTAGAAGTGGCTTTGTACCCAAGGCTGAAAAGTCATTGTGGGAACCTACTAAACGTTTGGTTTGGTTAGGTACATTTATTGATACAGAAAATGGTTTTTACAAAATACCAGATAACAGAATAAATAAGATGATACATTCTATTGATGACATTATATCTTGTTTGACTGGGCGTAAAAGCGTGTTTGTGAAAAAAGTTGCATCTGTTGTAGGTCAGATTATATCTACATACTTAGTTATTGGAAATTTAGTTTATTTAATGACTAAACATTTAACTATAGACGTGAACACATCTGCGTCTTGGTATTCTTATATTAAACTTTCAGAATCTAGTATTGAACAGTTACAATTCTGGAAACTGTATATAAGTGAagttaatgtaaaacatttcagtgTTGATGAATCATGTCATAGTATTATCTACAGTGACGCTAGTGATACAGGTTTTGGTGGTTATATTGTGGAAGCACCACAAAACATTGCACATGGTATGTGGGTTGAATCAGAACGTAGTAATAGTTCTACTTGGAAGGAACTTTCAGCGGTAAAGAAAGTTTTGCTGTCCTTAATTAACATTATATCCGGAAAAAGGGTTAAATGGTTCACAGATAACCTAAATGTTGTGAGCATTGTTAGCAAAGGAAGTACGAAAACTATTTTACAGAATTTAGCGTTGGACATATTTAGCGCATGTTTGAAGTACAATGTCAACATTGATATAGTTTGGATACCTAGAACACTAAACGAAAAAGCTGATTTTCTAAGTCGTATCGTTGATCATGACGATTGGGGAATATCATATTACATTTTTCAATTGATAGAATCTTTATGGGGCCCGCATGAAGTAGATTGGTTTGCTTCTGATCACAATTTCAAGTTACTAGTATTTTATTCTAGATTTTGGAATGAAAATTCTTCTGGTATTGATGCGTTTACAGTAGATTGGTATGGGGTCAACGGTCTTTTTGTACCACCTGTATTTCTTATACCACGTGTAATTAATTACATGAGACAATGCAACGCTGTAGGTACATTGATTGTTCCTTGCTGGCCATCCGCAAGTTATTGGCCTATGTTATGCCCAAATGGGGGCGATTTCACAGATCAAGTTATTGGATATGTACAATTACCAAGCGGTAAGGAGTTTTATATTCCTGGTAAAAGCAAGAAGGCCATTTTTGGTAATACTGATCTTACATTTAAGATGTTAGCTTTGAGGCTAGATTTCAGAATAAAATACTGA
- the LOC143069234 gene encoding uncharacterized protein LOC143069234 translates to MYFCRPLNLRLFFLPPALHTNVDVLVDLLSESKADSTVKTYHAGFIRWKKWAVHNGISCCDILPAKSLHVALYLSSLVQNSRTASPVISAFYSIQWAHHMIGQTSPTVNLVVKNVLEGAKRRLATRIEKKEPVTPGLLSKMYSSSFKEYNVMSQRIICACLLAYSGFLRVSELLNIRRCDINFELGYISIFIPKSKTDIYRDGNSVVIACMDSDLCPVKNLKLYLLWADISPESEEFIFRNLTKFKDRYVLRKENKSLSYTRMRELFIEAFQPFVSDIKKYGLHSLRSGGATTCANLGISDRLFKRHGRWRSETAKDGYIKDSLKDRLIVSENLGL, encoded by the coding sequence atgtatttttgcaGGCCTTTGAATCtgagattattttttttgccACCAGCTCTGCATACCAATGTTGATGTTCTTGTGGATTTACTTAGCGAATCTAAAGCTGACAGTACCGTTAAAACTTATCATGCAGGATTTATCCGTTGGAAAAAGTGGGCTGTTCATAACGGCATAAGTTGTTGTGATATTTTACCGGCAAAATCTTTGCACGTTGCACTTTATTTATCTTCATTAGTTCAGAACAGTCGCACTGCTAGTCCGgttatttcagctttttatagtATACAATGGGCACATCATATGATTGGTCAAACGTCTCCTACTGTTAATctagttgtgaaaaatgttttagaaGGTGCAAAACGACGATTAGCGACTCGAATTGAGAAAAAGGAACCAGTTACTCCTGGGCTTCTATCTAAAATGTATAGTTCGTCATTTAAGGAATATAATGTTATGTCACAGCGTATTATATGTGCGTGTTTACTCGCTTATTCAGGTTTTTTGAGAGTGTCCGAGCTATTAAATATACGGAGATGTGATATCAATTTTGAATTAggttatatatctatatttattccGAAAAGTAAAACTGATATATATCGTGATGGCAATTCTGTAGTAATAGCCTGTATGGATTCCGATTTGTGTCCagttaagaatttaaagttatatttGTTGTGGGCTGATATTTCGCCGGAATCAgaagaatttatttttagaaatctaACAAAATTCAAGGATAGATATGTGCTTCGAAAGGAAAATAAATCATTGTCTTACACACGTATGAGAGAATTATTTATTGAAGCTTTTCAACCATTTGTGTCAGATATTAAGAAATATGGATTGCACAGTTTACGTTCTGGCGGAGCTACAACTTGCGCTAATTTAGGTATTTCCGATCGATTGTTCAAAAGACATGGCAGATGGCGTTCAGAGACGGCCAAGGACGGTTATATTAAAGATTCTTTAAAAGACAGATTAATTGTTTCTGAAAATTTAGGTTTATAA
- the LOC143069235 gene encoding uncharacterized protein LOC143069235 isoform X1, producing the protein MAQLQHRVVELISKKPSLRRDSDIQVVLPWLRRKSDLLKDLDNTVLTDVIRNCDYTKACRDDVVIKQGDTGDRFFIMLTGTTSVYIDTVKSDEENAVVAEEMSEKDIIEKMLEEETGKKKKLDRKKYGKFILHYEAGKSFGEVALMSEDAVRNATVIADEETDLLVVSRELFNRSMKAKQEEEYKEREDFIQKCPLFRSWTSRFKRLLELSIRKETFPFGTVIARQGEPVSGLFFILSGQAKSTVQPALHHQQYPQLMKLDVNEVAAELGRENYNKLVQKKEKDLTQEQIKIRRKEGYAAAERHRNQSRIELCSIEENDLIGDLEMVLDLETNYSTITCTANTVAMVLDAKNYDRLVAKKNQQTVIKMCQTAAQKMYYRLYAYKGDQIPFLKCALKKLNEKLPRRPESKYQRKPVATDKSKIMETLIELFLQGKGPLIEPYVPDSLYYRKMSARKAKHMEQSKKLTERLHPVRKRRTIPRSLKQLKRMDAENELLHVPVSHETTIVRSFVRPGTALGIKGTERPKEHTKLRPKTATERSTGFFITEVDGEYTTNVAKPFDSPQIFEQMDQIQHEKSEARSNVICTLSAKEELRNYMKQTDHGTESTVDGLSNDDFFDWETSDSNLRTLEDRLKDFCSQYTSTTRGPPLLAELKRFYIKDEREEENAFELKVPRPGGTVYVRTKQCDGKTDSHSGEHHHVRHYVISRDDKLDTSAMLPPRPIRMARSSESGSRASSRRLPRATSITH; encoded by the exons ATGGCGCAGCTTCAGCATCGAGTTGTGGAATTGATCTCAAAGAAACCTTCTTTAAGAAGAGACAGCGATATACAAGTTGTGTTACCATGGCTTAGGCGGAAAAGTGATTTACTGAAGGATCTGGATAATA CTGTCCTGACGGATGTGATTAGGAACTGTGATTACACAAAAGCTTGTCGAGATGATGTTGTTATTAAGCAAGGCGACACGGGTGACAG GTTTTTCATTATGCTTACTGGGACGACATCCGTGTACATCGATACGGTGAAATCGGACGAGGAAAATGCTGTGGTGGCGGAGGAGATGTCAGAGAAAGATATCATCGAAAAGATGTTAGAAGAAGAGACTGGGAAGAAGAAAAAATTGGATAGgaaaaaatacggaaaatttatTCTCCACTACG AGGCAGGAAAGAGTTTTGGTGAAGTTGCCCTGATGAGTGAGGATGCTGTAAGGAATGCGACGGTCATTGCCGATGAGGAAACTGACCTCTTGGTTGTTAGCAGGGAGTTGTTTAATAGATCTATGAag GCAAAGCAAGAAGAAGAGTATAAAGAAAGAGAAGACTTTATACAAAAATGTCCTCTCTTCAGATCTTGGACCTCTAGATTTAAAAGGTTATTGGAATTAAGTATAAGAAAAGAGACGTTCCCGTTTGGTACCGTTATTGCTCGTCAAGGAGAACCGGTTTCTGGTCTTTTCTTTATTCTAAG TGGTCAAGCCAAATCAACTGTCCAGCCTGCACTACATCACCAACAGTACCCACAGTTAATGAAACTCGATGTAAACGAGGTTGCTGCTGAACTTGGGAG AGAAAATTACAATAAACTggtacaaaagaaagaaaaagatctGACACAGGAACAGATCAAAATTCGACGGAAAGAAGGCTATGCTGCAGCAGAGAGACATAGAAACCAAAGTAGGATTGAACTTTGTTCTATAGAAGAAAATGATCTCATAG GGGACTTAGAAATGGTGCTtgatttagaaacaaattatagtACCATAACATGTACTGCAAACACTGTTGCCATGGTACTGGATGCCAAAAATTACGATCGTCTGGTTGCTAAGAAAAACCAACAAACAGTCATTAAAATGTGCCAAACTGCAGCCCAGAAAATGTATTATAGACTTTATGCTTACAAAGGAGACCAAATTCCTTTTCTTAAATGTGCCTTAAAGAAGTTGAACGAAAAACTTCCAAGAAGACCCGAGTCAAAATACCAACGAAAACCAGTAGCTACAGATAAATCAAAGATCATGGAAACTTTAATAGAATTATTTCTTCAAGGAAAAGGACCTTTGATAGAACCGTATGTCCCAGATTCTTTGTACTATCGGAAAATGTCAGCACGAAAAGCTAAACACATGGAACAAAGTAAGAAACTAACTGAACGCTTGCATCCTGTAAGAAAACGTAGAACCATACCAAGGAGTCTCAAACAGctaaaacgaatggacgcagaaaATGAACTTTTACACGTACCTGTCAGTCATGAAACAACGATAGTAAGATCTTTCGTTCGACCTGGAACGGCTTTAGGCATTAAAGGTACAGAAAGGCCGAAGGAACATACCAAACTAAGACCAAAAACAGCTACTGAAAGGAGTACTGGCTTCTTTATCACAGAAGTAGATGGCGAATATACAACTAATGTCGCCAAACCTTTTGACTCGCCACAAATATTTGAACAAATGGACCAAATACAACATGAAAAGTCTGAAGCACGTTCTAATGTTATATGCACACTATCAGCTAAAGAGGAACTTAGAAATTATATGAAACAAACTGACCATGGAACAGAATCAACggtagatggtttatctaatgacgATTTTTTCGATTGGGAAACGAGTGATAGTAATCTACGAACACTAGAAGATAGATTGAAAGATTTCTGCTCACAGTACACAAGTACTACAAGAGGTCCTCCTTTGTTAGCAGAACTCAAACGCTTTTATATCAAAGATGAGAGAGAG GAGGAAAATGCATTTGAGTTGAAAGTACCACGACCTGGCGGGACTGTCTATGTACGGACAAAACAGTGTGATGGTAAAACCGATTCCCATAGTGGCGAGCATCACCATGTCAGACATTACGTAATCTCGCGTGACGATAAACTGGACACGTCTGCCATGCTTCCTCCACGCCCAATACGTATGGCGAGGAGTAGCGAATCTGGCAGTAGGGCATCGTCTAGACGATTGCCGCGAGCAACTAGCATTACACATtaa
- the LOC143069235 gene encoding uncharacterized protein LOC143069235 isoform X2 — protein MLSITSEAGKSFGEVALMSEDAVRNATVIADEETDLLVVSRELFNRSMKAKQEEEYKEREDFIQKCPLFRSWTSRFKRLLELSIRKETFPFGTVIARQGEPVSGLFFILSGQAKSTVQPALHHQQYPQLMKLDVNEVAAELGRENYNKLVQKKEKDLTQEQIKIRRKEGYAAAERHRNQSRIELCSIEENDLIGDLEMVLDLETNYSTITCTANTVAMVLDAKNYDRLVAKKNQQTVIKMCQTAAQKMYYRLYAYKGDQIPFLKCALKKLNEKLPRRPESKYQRKPVATDKSKIMETLIELFLQGKGPLIEPYVPDSLYYRKMSARKAKHMEQSKKLTERLHPVRKRRTIPRSLKQLKRMDAENELLHVPVSHETTIVRSFVRPGTALGIKGTERPKEHTKLRPKTATERSTGFFITEVDGEYTTNVAKPFDSPQIFEQMDQIQHEKSEARSNVICTLSAKEELRNYMKQTDHGTESTVDGLSNDDFFDWETSDSNLRTLEDRLKDFCSQYTSTTRGPPLLAELKRFYIKDEREEENAFELKVPRPGGTVYVRTKQCDGKTDSHSGEHHHVRHYVISRDDKLDTSAMLPPRPIRMARSSESGSRASSRRLPRATSITH, from the exons ATGCTGAGCATAACAAGTG AGGCAGGAAAGAGTTTTGGTGAAGTTGCCCTGATGAGTGAGGATGCTGTAAGGAATGCGACGGTCATTGCCGATGAGGAAACTGACCTCTTGGTTGTTAGCAGGGAGTTGTTTAATAGATCTATGAag GCAAAGCAAGAAGAAGAGTATAAAGAAAGAGAAGACTTTATACAAAAATGTCCTCTCTTCAGATCTTGGACCTCTAGATTTAAAAGGTTATTGGAATTAAGTATAAGAAAAGAGACGTTCCCGTTTGGTACCGTTATTGCTCGTCAAGGAGAACCGGTTTCTGGTCTTTTCTTTATTCTAAG TGGTCAAGCCAAATCAACTGTCCAGCCTGCACTACATCACCAACAGTACCCACAGTTAATGAAACTCGATGTAAACGAGGTTGCTGCTGAACTTGGGAG AGAAAATTACAATAAACTggtacaaaagaaagaaaaagatctGACACAGGAACAGATCAAAATTCGACGGAAAGAAGGCTATGCTGCAGCAGAGAGACATAGAAACCAAAGTAGGATTGAACTTTGTTCTATAGAAGAAAATGATCTCATAG GGGACTTAGAAATGGTGCTtgatttagaaacaaattatagtACCATAACATGTACTGCAAACACTGTTGCCATGGTACTGGATGCCAAAAATTACGATCGTCTGGTTGCTAAGAAAAACCAACAAACAGTCATTAAAATGTGCCAAACTGCAGCCCAGAAAATGTATTATAGACTTTATGCTTACAAAGGAGACCAAATTCCTTTTCTTAAATGTGCCTTAAAGAAGTTGAACGAAAAACTTCCAAGAAGACCCGAGTCAAAATACCAACGAAAACCAGTAGCTACAGATAAATCAAAGATCATGGAAACTTTAATAGAATTATTTCTTCAAGGAAAAGGACCTTTGATAGAACCGTATGTCCCAGATTCTTTGTACTATCGGAAAATGTCAGCACGAAAAGCTAAACACATGGAACAAAGTAAGAAACTAACTGAACGCTTGCATCCTGTAAGAAAACGTAGAACCATACCAAGGAGTCTCAAACAGctaaaacgaatggacgcagaaaATGAACTTTTACACGTACCTGTCAGTCATGAAACAACGATAGTAAGATCTTTCGTTCGACCTGGAACGGCTTTAGGCATTAAAGGTACAGAAAGGCCGAAGGAACATACCAAACTAAGACCAAAAACAGCTACTGAAAGGAGTACTGGCTTCTTTATCACAGAAGTAGATGGCGAATATACAACTAATGTCGCCAAACCTTTTGACTCGCCACAAATATTTGAACAAATGGACCAAATACAACATGAAAAGTCTGAAGCACGTTCTAATGTTATATGCACACTATCAGCTAAAGAGGAACTTAGAAATTATATGAAACAAACTGACCATGGAACAGAATCAACggtagatggtttatctaatgacgATTTTTTCGATTGGGAAACGAGTGATAGTAATCTACGAACACTAGAAGATAGATTGAAAGATTTCTGCTCACAGTACACAAGTACTACAAGAGGTCCTCCTTTGTTAGCAGAACTCAAACGCTTTTATATCAAAGATGAGAGAGAG GAGGAAAATGCATTTGAGTTGAAAGTACCACGACCTGGCGGGACTGTCTATGTACGGACAAAACAGTGTGATGGTAAAACCGATTCCCATAGTGGCGAGCATCACCATGTCAGACATTACGTAATCTCGCGTGACGATAAACTGGACACGTCTGCCATGCTTCCTCCACGCCCAATACGTATGGCGAGGAGTAGCGAATCTGGCAGTAGGGCATCGTCTAGACGATTGCCGCGAGCAACTAGCATTACACATtaa